A region of the Pseudomonas asiatica genome:
CCCGGGTCATGCCACCGCCACTGACCAGCCCGGCCCCGCGCAAGCGGTTACCCGCCGCATAGGTGTCGAACACCACCGACCCCTCAGGGCACTGGCTGATAGCCGCCAGCATCACGCCCCGCTGGCGTGCCGCGCTCAGCACATCCAGCAACGCCTGGTCATCCGACGGCCCGGTACCGCTGCCGTAGCACTCCAGCAGCAACCCCTGCACGCCGCTGCCCAGCAGTGCCTGCAAGTGCCCGGCCTGCAGGCCCGGGAACACCGGCACTACCGCCAGGTTGACCGGCTGGCGCGGGTGCTTGTAGCCAAGTTCGGCTGGGATCGCCGTGGCGCGCTCACCGTCACGATGACGCGGCAGCGCGGCAAAGGCATCGAACGCCTCGCTGCGCAGCTTCGACGCCCGGCAGCCATGCAGCAGCTGCCCATGGAAGTACAGCTGCACACCATCTTCCAGCCCCTGTTCGAACTGGCGCAGTGCGCCGCACAGGTTGTCCCAGGCGTCGCTGTCC
Encoded here:
- a CDS encoding asparaginase; its protein translation is MRAVKNLLVLYTGGTIGMLETPEGLAPAGGFEARMREHFAQLADAPQVQWTLQELNPLLDSANMQQHNWLAMRDAIVAAVEVAGHDGVLVLHGTDSLAYSAAALSFLLLGLPVPVLLTGSMLPAGSADSDAWDNLCGALRQFEQGLEDGVQLYFHGQLLHGCRASKLRSEAFDAFAALPRHRDGERATAIPAELGYKHPRQPVNLAVVPVFPGLQAGHLQALLGSGVQGLLLECYGSGTGPSDDQALLDVLSAARQRGVMLAAISQCPEGSVVFDTYAAGNRLRGAGLVSGGGMTREAALAKMVALLGAGLDVDTAERWFALDLCGERA